The Streptomyces sp. NBC_00510 genomic interval TCGGCGACGCCCTCGGTGGGGAGGACGAAGCCGGCGGAGGCGGCGTCGACCGACGCCTGGTTGCCGATGACCACCAGATCGGCCCCACGGCCGCGGAGCCGGTCCAGCACCGGCTGGAGCGCCTCGCCGCCCTTGCCCTCGGTGACGATCGCGATGACCGGGGAGACGTTGTCGACCATGGCCAGCGGGCCGTGCAGCAGGTCGGCGCCGGAGAAGGACAGGGCCGGGATGTAGCTGGTCTCCATCAGCTTCAGCGCGGCCTCCTTCGCGGTCGGGTAGCCGTAGCCGCGCGAGGTGAGCACCAGGCGCTCGGCGAAGCGGTAGCGCGCGGCGAGCGCCCTGACCTCGTCCTGGCGGGCGAGGATCCGCTCCGCGAGTTCCGGCAGGACCTTGGCGGCGTTGCCGTCGCCGCCCCGCAGCCCCTCGACGAACAGGTAGAGCGCGAGCAGCTCGGCGGTGTACGTCTTGGTCGCCGGCAGCGCCTTCTCCGGGCCGGCCAGGACGTCGATGTGGAACTCGGAGACCTCGGCGAGTGGCGAGTCGGCGTTGTTGGTGACCGCCAGGGTGATCGCGCCGGCCTCGCGGGCGGCCCGGGTCGAGGCCACCAGGTCCGGTGAGCCGCCGGACTGGCTGACCGTGACGACCAGGCAGTCCGTCAGGTCCGGGCGCGCGCCGTAGGCGGTGGTGGTCGACATCGACGTCAGCCCCGCGGGCTTGCCGAGGACCACCTCCACCAGGTACTTGGCGTACAGGGCCGCGTTGTCGGAGGTGCCGCGCGCGGTGAGCAGGACGAAACGCGGTCCGCGCGCGGCGATCCGCTCGGCGGTCCGCCGGATCCGCGGGGCGCCCTCCTCGAGGATGCGGCGCAGCACCGCGGGCTGCTCGGCCATCTCGCCGGACATGATCCGGCCAGGCGTCGGCTGCTGCTCGGTCGGCGACGGGGCGGACATTCTCGGGGCCTCCAGGTGGATCCGGGACGGATGTGCCGCGGCGGACCTCAGTCGCCGGCCTCCTTGCCCGCGATGACCTCCGCGGCCGCCCGCCCGCACACGCGGGCGGCGCCGTGGGTCGCGATGTGCAGCGCGCCGGACGGTGCCGCCTGGGGAACGCCCATCTCCACCACCACCGTGTCCGGACGGGCGGCGAGCAGCGCGCCCAGCGCCTCGGCCATCCAGGGGTGGCGGTGCACGTCACGCACCACTGCGACGATCCTACGAGTCCCCGCCGACCG includes:
- a CDS encoding SIS domain-containing protein, translated to MSAPSPTEQQPTPGRIMSGEMAEQPAVLRRILEEGAPRIRRTAERIAARGPRFVLLTARGTSDNAALYAKYLVEVVLGKPAGLTSMSTTTAYGARPDLTDCLVVTVSQSGGSPDLVASTRAAREAGAITLAVTNNADSPLAEVSEFHIDVLAGPEKALPATKTYTAELLALYLFVEGLRGGDGNAAKVLPELAERILARQDEVRALAARYRFAERLVLTSRGYGYPTAKEAALKLMETSYIPALSFSGADLLHGPLAMVDNVSPVIAIVTEGKGGEALQPVLDRLRGRGADLVVIGNQASVDAASAGFVLPTEGVAEEVQPILEILPLQMLAYEITIARGQDPDAPRALAKVTETR